Proteins co-encoded in one Theileria equi strain WA chromosome 3, complete sequence genomic window:
- a CDS encoding DNA repair helicase, putative (encoded by transcript BEWA_010460A), producing MAKDPDSLHIIEGVEVRFPYPPYQSQKLYMEAVIKAVKNGKNALLESPTGTGKTLSLICSSLACLLNNKFNNKGGFNAPTDNANNNQYTLESSLLNKMSDLRKTPVSDQKKTKLRNRNRIHIVYASRTHTQLRQVLKEVRKSLYTNEFNSKGIKAVLLGSRDQLCINPARGNSSGEALNALCKNLVQNRKCIYHSGLKMGKVNEDMSFYELLDIEDMVSLGKSKKCCPYYAVKDAHESADLTLLPYNYLLSTTIREAMELNLQGAILIIDEAHNIESIAENAASFYIRQVDIARYMAALRRFASFHKTYLNSIKNEDKEPLHSINTSALSRLAISLKNIDEFLSNVVLDEYNDAIDSPTRHDDVGRCWFVKEIKRKHIIYNAQDIVTHMLDVLGFNELRLLKVDEIIRQSISMLSNGLLQTNQLDDSFISHYDNKTLQEDLQSLESLRIMLLRIFAKELLTCPQYFHVFITNDEKFDNSKRLTTTQPATSGWNSKIKNRQTIQYSNTKNDTHILPKILNFECLQAVPTFLRIKDEGVRSIILTSGTLAPLYVLEKQIGGNKLPFEIKLQNRHVIEPSRVWAGIVTGDKDDPHSLSSVYNTRATTPYVKALGESLLSFIKCVPSGVLVFFGSYPAMNQTVSMWKQLGLYSKMEMFKSIFIESRSSELNSAENYQELSKLDSSYGLTQAQIMEYKSHITSGKGSIFIGICRGKIAEGIDFSDDYCRGVFVCGIPYPNRYDDNTALKMDYLRRNGNCETESAKNDLAYDWYTTQAIRAINQAIGRSIRHINDYGAVLLADYRYQLSPIKQNISEWVANRLKIYQSIDDSTDSLKRFFKGATNASEPVSTTVKHYEQPSFTLDTTIKTLNSYEFLQFKSRKMFSGQKSKAMPLASQRMHMSDTLQRKESSNVNEKQDDSKHRNDENDVPSHLNGKDFTNWGTLNKWSYNGNIKPLKNSKY from the coding sequence ATGGCTAAAGATCCTGACTCCCTTCATATAATTGAAGGGGTAGAGGTACGGTTTCCGTATCCTCCTTACCAGAGCCAAAAATTATACATGGAAGCAGTTATTAAAGCTGTTAAAAATGGGAAAAATGCCCTCCTGGAGTCTCCAACAGGTACAGGAAAGACACTTTCACTGATTTGTTCCTCTCTGGCTTGCTTACTTAACAACAAATTTAATAACAAAGGTGGCTTTAATGCACCAACTGACAATGCCAATAATAATCAATATACCCTAGAATCCTCACTATTGAATAAAATGTCAGATTTAAGGAAAACACCAGTTAGTGACCAAAAGAAGACAAAATTACGAAATAGGAATAGAATCCACATTGTGTATGCATCCAGAACGCATACACAGCTAAGACAAGTCCTTAAGGAAGTTAGAAAGAGCCTTTATACTAATGAATTTAATTCTAAAGGGATAAAGGCGGTATTATTAGGTTCCAGGGATCAGTTATGCATAAATCCAGCTAGAGGCAATTCTTCTGGTGAAGCTCTGAATGCCTTATGCAAGAATCTGGTACAAAATCGCAAGTGTATCTATCATAGTGGATTAAAAATGGGAAAAGTGAACGAAGATATGTCATTCTATGAATTGCTGGATATTGAAGATATGGTATCTCTAGGAAAATCAAAGAAGTGTTGTCCATATTATGCAGTTAAAGATGCTCATGAATCCGCCGATTTAACACTGTTGCCTTACAACTATTTATTGTCAACAACTATTAGGGAAGCTATGGAACTTAATTTACAAGGTGCCATATTAATTATTGATGAGGCGCATAACATTGAATCAATCGCCGAAAATGCGGCTTCATTTTATATTAGACAAGTTGATATAGCCAGATATATGGCTGCTTTAAGGAGATTTGCATCATTCCACAAAACATACTTAAACTCtattaaaaatgaagacAAGGAACCCTTGCATTCCATTAATACATCTGCACTATCAAGATTAGCTATATCACTAAAGAATATTGATGAATTCTTATCCAATGTTGTCTTGGATGAATATAATGACGCAATAGATAGCCCTACTAGACATGATGATGTAGGTAGATGTTGGTTTGTTAAGGAAATCAAACGGAAGCACATAATCTATAACGCACAAGATATCGTTACCCATATGCTAGATGTTTTGGGATTCAACGAACTGAGATTATTGAAAGTAGATGAAATAATTAGGCAATCTATAAGTATGTTGTCAAATGGATTGTTACAAACAAACCAGTTAGATGACTCTTTCATTTCTCATTATGATAACAAAACTTTACAAGAAGATTTACAGTCATTAGAGTCACTTAGAATTATGTTATTGCGTATTTTTGCCAAGGAATTGCTAACTTGCCCTCAGTACTTTCATGTGTTCATAacaaatgatgaaaaatttgATAATTCTAAACGTTTGACAACTACACAACCTGCAACATCAGGCTGGAACAgtaaaataaaaaatagGCAAACGATACAATATTCTAATACAAAGAACGATACTCACATATTACCCAAAATCTTAAATTTTGAATGTTTACAAGCGGTCCCTACATTTCTCCGCATAAAGGATGAAGGAGTACGCTCAATTATTCTTACTTCTGGAACATTAGCACCTTTATATGTTTTAGAAAAACAAATTGGTGGGAATAAGTTGCCATTTGAAATCAAATTACAAAACAGGCACGTAATAGAACCTTCCAGGGTTTGGGCAGGAATCGTAACAGGAGATAAGGATGATCCTCATAGTTTATCCTCTGTTTATAACACTAGGGCGACCACACCTTATGTAAAAGCTTTAGGTGAGTCCCTTTtgtcatttataaaatgtgtacCTTCGGGTGTATTAGTTTTTTTTGGGTCCTACCCAGCAATGAACCAAACAGTATCAATGTGGAAACAACTTGGATTATACAGTAAGATGGAAATGTTTAAATCTATATTTATAGAGTCACGGTCCTCAGAGCTAAATTCAGCTGAAAACTATCAGGAACTGAGTAAGTTAGATAGCTCGTACGGTTTAACTCAAGCGCAAATCATGGAATATAAGTCACACATTACGAGTGGCAAAGGTTCTATTTTTATCGGAATTTGTCGTGGGAAGATAGCGGAGGGAATTGACTTTAGCGATGATTACTGTAGAGGAGTTTTCGTATGTGGAATCCCATATCCCAATAGATATGATGACAATACTGCATTGAAAATGGATTACCTGAGGCGAAATGGTAATTGTGAAACTGAAAGTGCAAAGAACGATTTGGCTTATGATTGGTATACTACCCAAGCAATCAGGGCTATCAATCAAGCTATAGGACGCTCAATTAGGCATATAAATGACTATGGAGCTGTACTACTTGCTGACTATAGATATCAACTATCTCCTATAAAGCAAAATATCAGTGAATGGGTAGCAAATCGCTTAAAAATTTACCAATCCATAGACGATTCTACAGACAGTCTAAAGCGATTTTTCAAGGGAGCTACGAATGCTTCGGAGCCGGTTTCTACTACCGTTAAGCATTATGAACAGCCCTCATTTACTCTAGATACGACAATAAAGACTTTGAATTCCTATGAATTTTTGCAGTTCAAGTCCAGAAAAATGTTTAGTGGGCAGAAATCTAAGGCCATGCCACTCGCCAGTCAAAGAATGCATATGTCTGATACTCTACAGCGTAAAGAATCTTCTAACGTCAATGAAAAGCAAGATGATTCAAAACAtagaaatgatgaaaatgatgtaCCATCGCATTTGAATGGTAAAGATTTTACTAATTGGGGGACATTAAACAAGTGGTCatataatggaaatataAAACCCCTAAAAAATTCAAAGTATTAA
- a CDS encoding hypothetical protein (encoded by transcript BEWA_010470A): MCNITATRKMYLNGCKNRILDSSPSDVAYTRSHKKYFLQNCTNYPTGCLDDFYGHKRYSTTQFLELQKIDNSNDSFGALEIYGNNKEEINRIFLGNETNILLYVAAFATGFLVVITCLCLFIYLKSTLSKFNFYSSRCLQGIDEFNLREHSFEVINGYNLAELHSKNPHLTKIDDYICEVEIRSSKNKFCEDQEDLNHEVSGSDNEGAKNIIDELFNKIEHIQ; encoded by the coding sequence ATGTGTAACATTACTGCAACAAGGAAAATGTACTTGAATGGATGTAAAAACAGAATACTCGATTCTTCGCCTTCTGATGTTGCATATACCCGATCACACAAAAAATACTTCCTTCAAAATTGTACTAATTATCCCACCGGATGTTTGGACGATTTTTATGGACATAAAAGGTATAGTACAACGCAATTTCTCGAATTACAAAAGATAGATAATTCAAATGATTCATTTGGAGCACTGGAAATCTATGGGAATaacaaagaagaaattaaCAGGATATTTCTCGGTAACgaaacaaatattttgCTCTATGTAGCAGCATTTGCCACTGGCTTTCTCGTGGTAATCACATGCTTATGCTTATTTATCTATCTAAAGTCTACCCTTTCAAAATTCAATTTTTACAGTAGTAGATGTTTACAGGGAATTGATGAGTTCAACCTGAGAGAACATAGCTTTGAAGTTATAAATGGTTATAATTTAGCGGAGCTGCACTCTAAAAATCCACATCTAACAAAGATAGATGACTATATTTGTGAGGTAGAAATAAGATCTAGCAAAAACAAGTTCTGTGAAGACCAAGAGGATTTAAATCATGAAGTAAGTGGCTCAGATAATGAAGGAGCAAAGAATATTATTGACGAACTATTTAATAAAATTGAGCATATCCAATGA
- a CDS encoding ataxin-2 N-terminal region domain-containing protein (encoded by transcript BEWA_010480A), translating to MFRNSNNNATAGVSNPYKHDRRALFLSRINDERMAHAMSILVDREVTVNLENGGKIKGIFNSFDPSSRGNNKAIDIALGSRTSSNDARDKHNQNKPTIIYGGDYHFISAYGITKNTVEAKSDATQSPIRNNNFNKFKTDTEISSSKAIKVNPTLTEWKPAEPVSDENLVELDKIEDTEWDQFETNSRGYGVVTTYDENLYTTALDMNEIPESVREHATALAAEIMANNGEGSYAQIESLLEDEDCVSTNENVSDNASQRHVKDTRKKEKVHQSQKFKPKTSTHDTDSNVERSVKAQPNRAGNPYFIFHNYNVEEVDRPEQVKVTHVSQKGKHTDRQLSHQISINALNLEPAGTRVDGFSKPLIHYEKKSSENTSDDKNAEKNEFLSASKRVDEKLSQATTQGYRDLSPGDMNKKLFKFNPNASSFTPNVNSEHTTPMSSAANREISDTRVEAQQTTARVHEFKPFKPMQYYPRLNVRERRRIDPRNLFTQGTEDKWGISTEISYRDVFGDISSLHLHPNIVPIRAHHIMAQNPMAAAAFMLPHGTPISYPAYIGGIPIGVVPYGPKITPRFINGVPYGPQIIQNPVLARRTPTSSSNLHTLVPINVCYAPKITNILGSDE from the exons ATGTTTCGTAATTCGAATAATAATGCAACCGCAGGTGTATCTAATCCATATAAGCATGATAGAAGGGCACTATTCTTATCCAGAATAAATGATGAACGCATGGCCCATGCCATGTCCATTCTTGTT GATAGGGAAGTAACCGTAAATCTAGAAAATGGAGGGAAGATTAAAGGAATTTTTAATTCGTTCGATCCTTCCAGTAGAGGAAACAATAAAGCAATCGACATTGCCCTCGGATCCCGAACCAGCTCCAACGAT GCTCGTGATAAACACAATCAGAATAAACCAACGATTATATACGGTGGTGACTACCATTTTATATCTGCATATGGAATAACCAAAAATACAGTCGAAGCTAAATCCGATGCTACACAATCTCCAATTAGGAAcaataattttaataaatTTAAGACTGATACAGAAATATCTAGCTCTAAAGCTATTAAAGTGAATCCAACTCTAACAGAATGGAAACCGGCAGAACCGGTCAGTGATGAAAATCTCGTAGAATTAGATAAAATTGAGGATACTGAATGGGATCAATTCGAAACTAATAGTAGGGGATATGGAGTCGTCACTACCTATGACGAAAATTTGTACACTACTGCTCTTGATATGAATGAAATACCCGAAAGTGTTCGTGAACATGCGACTGCTCTCGCGGCTGAAATTATGGCTAACAATGGTGAAGGTAGCTACGCACAAATAGAATCCCTATTGGAGGATGAGGATTGTGTATCTACTAACGAAAATGTCTCAGATAATGCGTCACAAAGGCATGTTAAAGACACTAgaaagaaggaaaaggtaCACCAATCACAGAAATTTAAACCTAAAACTTCTACGCATGACACAGATTCTAATGTCGAAAGATCTGTGAAGGCACAGCCCAATCGTGCAGGTAATCCATATTTCATTTTTCACAACTACAATGTAGAAGAAGTGGATAGACCGGAACAGGTTAAGGTTACTCATGTCTCTCAAAAGGGTAAACACACAGATAGGCAGCTTTCTCATCAAATAAGTATCAATGCTCTCAACCTTGAACCTGCAGGTACAAGGGTGGATGGATTTTCTAAGCCACTGATCCATTATGAGAAAAAATCGTCCGAGAATAcatctgatgataaaaatgcagAGAAAAACGAGTTTTTGTCAGCTTCCAAGAGAGTAGATGAGAAGCTTAGTCAGGCCACTACCCAAGGTTACAGAGATCTCTCACCTGGTGATATGAATAAAAAGTTATTTAAATTCAATCCTAATGCTTCCAGCTTTACCCCAAATGTTAATAGCGAACATACAACTCCCATGTCTAGTGCG GCAAACCGTGAAATCTCTGACACACGTGTAGAGGCTCAACAAACTACCGCAAGAGTTCACGAATTCAAACCGTTTAAACCTATG CAATACTATCCTCGTCTGAACGTGCGTGAACGCCGAAGAATAGATCCAAGGAACTTATTTACACAGGGAACTGAAGACAAATGGGGTATATCAACTGAAATCAGCTATAGAGATGTTTTTGGTGACATATCATCGCTACATTTACATCCTAATATTGTGCCCATTCGAGCTCATCACATAATGGCACAGAATCCGATGGCGGCAGCGGCGTTTATGCTGCCACACGGAACACCCATATCGTATCCTGCTTATATAGGAGGAATACCCATAGGTGTTGTACCATATGGTCCCAAGATAACCCCAAGATTCATTAACGGAGTTCCCTATGGACCACAAATTATTCAAAACCCCGTATTGGCCAGAAGAACTCCTACATCAAGCTCAAATTTACACACACTCGTACCAATAAACGTTTGTTATGCACCAAAAattacaaacattttagGCAGTGACGAATGA
- a CDS encoding GTPase domain-containing protein (encoded by transcript BEWA_010490A) produces the protein MQLGYTGKSSLLNALLNSTITAVSPKVNTTREDVKGILTVDNHQIVFIDSPGIIASHGRRKFCKDLIKAAWNGYNEADVCLFVIDTVKRPTAELFEILRQLSATAPFMDNHEDTILPDTDAGYVESSMIQECIDDKSLVDDNEHVGNVKSIPIALVLNKIDLVSHKKWIKSRMRELKSHGHFLDIFFVSAKYSTGITPIINSLKRLSKPGLWSYPPDMITTLSKVEIVEQLVRTYIFCWFNKDVPYRVEQKVIGWTYSEDKVLNIEHELYVRTEKVAKMICGTRGRILKQLQKNVSYKLSKLWNEVVFIFIHVKVK, from the exons ATGCAG CTTGGATATACAGGAAAGAGTTCTCTATTGAATGCTCTTTTAAATTCTACAATAACGGCTGTTTCTCCCAAGGTGAATACAACAAGGGAAGATGTAAAAGGGATTTTAACTGTTGATAACCACCAGATAGTCTTTATAGATTCTCCAGGAATTATTGCTTCTCATGGAAGACGAAAATTTTGCAAGGATTTAATTAAAGCAGCATGGAATGGTTACAATGAAGCAGATGTTTGCTTGTTTGTAATTGATACTGTAAAGAGACCCACCGCAGAACTATTTGAGATTTTAAGACAATTATCTGCTACAGCACCATTCATGGACAATCATGAAGATACCATACTTCCCGATACTGATGCTGGATATGTGGAATCATCAATGATTCAGGAATGTATAGATGATAAATCATTGGTAGATGACAACGAACATGTTGGAAACGTGAAATCAATTCCTATCGCACTGGTTTTAAACAAGATTGATTTGGTTTCCCACAAAAAATGGATTAAATCAAGGATGAGGGAATTAAA ATCGCATGGTCACTTTCTcgatatattttttgttaGTGCCAAGTATTCTACTGGAATCACACCAATAATAAATTCTCTCAAGAGGCTCTCCAAACCAGGACTATGGTCCTACCCCCCGGATATG ATAACGACTCTAAGCAAGGTAGAGATTGTTGAGCAGTTGGTGAGAACGTATATATTTTGCTGGTTCAATAAGGACGTTCCATATCGCGTGGAACAAAAGGTGATTGGCTGGACCTACTCAGAAGACAAAGTGCTAAATATAGAACATGAATTATATGTAAGGACAGAAAAAGTTGCTAAAATGATTTGTGGAACTAGGGGAAGAATTCTGAAGCAGCTACAAAAAAACGTTTCTTACAAACTCAGCaaactatggaatgaggtTGTATTCATATTTATACATGTTAAGGTTAAGTAA
- a CDS encoding hypothetical protein (encoded by transcript BEWA_010500A), with amino-acid sequence MQHKTLGFCLSLDEAFEEYLTEGNYTLIKRMLIVYFYNNDVQLIDSKNVTNLAIYSILMESFINKIPEKELRHASFTWPEFDPNTNPFV; translated from the exons ATGCAACACAAAACACTCGGATTCTGCTTATCACTAGACGAAGCATTTGAAGAATATCTCACAGAAGGAAACTATACTCTGATTAAAAGAATGCTTATAGT GTACTTCTACAACAATGATGTACAACTAATAGATTCAAAAAATGTTACTAACCTTGCAATATATTCAATTTTAATG GAATCGTTTATAAACAAGATCCCAGAAAAAGAACTTAGACATGCATCATTTACATG GCCAGAGTTCGATCCGAACACGAATCCCTTTGTCTAA
- a CDS encoding hypothetical protein (encoded by transcript BEWA_010510A): protein MSDSAHSVLKYPGNKLASHDNLLYNSMAEAEATYEYNSLDQEYGSTSDVPNRIDGANLDNVDYAHQDGAKGIYDQNSFAPTETGQILNEQASWQPSYLQMPDETLRHNGDVRDQDHRMMSYGRTQPYEMPSGMVPGYAADPVHGPVMHQKMIEMGQQDVMPGMHMSMDVNVVQDPPRRMISKGRKNKDEANELVRRAKLLPKVMGVRYDANHQYWVATWYQNRKRMDRYFSVGRFGFEEARLLAIDCRKTAGKSLQGKSYDRPSYNKDGHSKSRNSYDIDQGIDKHGDYYASGEDVSKKSKDFNRLNVSKVALNYILSDLCNNCLPTILENNHMPGELYIHCYNKISDHLQLIITANQSEEIEKYLHLFQLCIQNRVLPSALQVQEQRAMITTLCQM, encoded by the exons ATGAGTGATTCAGCTCACTCAGTATTGAAATATCCCGGAAATAAGTTAGCATCTCATGATAATTTATTGTATAATTCAATGGCGGAGGCTGAAGCAACTTATGAATACAACTCGCTAGACCAGGAGTATGGCTCTACTTCAGACGTACCTAATCGCATTGACGGCGCTAATTTAGATAACGTAGATTATGCCCATCAGGATGGTGCCAAAGGAATTTACGATCAGAACTCGTTTGCGCCTACGGAGACTGGccaaattttaaatgaacAAGCTTCTTGGCAGCCTAGTTATCTTCAAATGCCTGACGAGACACTCAGACATAATGGCGATGTTCGTGACCAAGATCATAGAATGATG AGTTATGGACGAACTCAACCCTATGAAATGCCTTCGGGGATGGTTCCCGGTTATGCGGCTGATCCGGTACATGGACCTGTCATGCATCAAAAGATGATAGAAATGGGTCAGCAGGATGTAATGCCGGGCATGCATATGAGTATGGATGTGAACGTTGTTCAGGATCCGccaagaagaatgatatCCAAGGGTAGAAAAAACAAAGATGAGGCTAATGAGCTAGTTAGAAGGGCAAAGTTACTTCCTAAAGTTATGGGTGTAAGGTATGATGCCAATCATCAGTATTGGGTTGCCACTTGGTATCAAAATCGCAAAAGAATGGATAGATATTTCTCAGTTGGGCGCTTTGGATTTGAAGAAGCCAGATTGCTTGCAATTGATTGTAGAAAGACAGCCGGGAAAAGTCTTCAGGGTAAGAGTTACGACAGACCCTCTTATAATAAGGATGGACACTCAAAATCGAGGAATTCATATGACATTGACCAGGGAATTGATAAACACGGTGATTACTATGCCTCAGGTGAAGACGTTTCCAAAAAGAGCAAGGATTTCAATCGCCTTAATGTATCAAAGGTGGCTCTTAATTATATTCTCTCCGACTTATGCAACAACTGCTTGCCCACAATCTTGGAGAATAACCACATGCCCGGGGAACTTTATATCCACTGCTACAACAAGATTTCGGATCATCTACAACTTATTATAACGGCAAACCAATCAGAGGAAATCGAAAAGTATCTGCATCTATTTCAATTGTGTATTCAAAATAGGGTACTTCCAAGTGCTCTCCAGGTACAAGAGCAGCGAGCAATGATTACCACACTCTGTCAGATGTGA
- a CDS encoding protein kinase domain-containing protein (encoded by transcript BEWA_010520A) — MWSAACIIAEMVTGQPLFHGNSDFQVLTRIVTILGRPTEDEWKNCSLSEHYPFNGSLYQFSTESKRENLKIALKGRMDDVGLDLMMKMLEYNPHSRISAQVALSHPWFADVDYRKLDSLGVTNSLTNSMRGMFGKKIVDVMEERSKGILTTTLLSHLLHKKASMKDHIIDAIERDYTTVTHNMKCYGLPVLIRSTEPDK; from the exons ATGTGGAGTGCGGCGTGTATCATAGCTGAAATGGTAACCGGTCAACCTTTATTTCATGGCAATTCTGACTTTCAAGTCCTGACTAGAATTGTAACTATTCTTGGTAGACCCActgaagatgaatggaagaattgTTCATT GAGCGAACATTATCCATTTAACGGAAGTCTCTATCAATTTTCTACCGAAAGTAAAAGAGAGAACCTTAAGATCGCACTAAAAGGGCGAATGGATGATGTTGGATTGGatttgatgatgaagatgctaGAATATAACCCTCATTCCAGAATTTCCGCCCAAGTTGCCTTGTCACATCCTTGGTTTGCCGATGTCGATTATAGAAAACTAGATTCCCTTGGTGTTACTAATTCACTCACAAACTCTATGAGGGGAATGTTTGGCAAAAAAATTGTGGATGTTATGGAGGAAAGGTCCAAAGGTATATTGACCACTACGCTTCTATCACACCTATTGCATAAGAAGGCATCAATGAAAGATCATATCATTGATGCTATTGAGAGAGATTATACAACTGTTACCCACAATATGAAATGTTACGGGTTACCTGTCCTAATACGAAGCACTGAGCCGGATAAATGA
- a CDS encoding protein kinase domain-containing protein (encoded by transcript BEWA_010530A) encodes MPRANNTCRYIDFKCNLAGETVYFPNVDSTIKIGEKLGCGAYGDVFRGYLMREEEQQSNGNALTGESSLLSQNVFQNDATITNNPLLNIQQIETIAINTNLDSNDRVDTTYEHLFSDAPPENRILNKQIDYAIKYFKDDSIQMMDEGFTSGTIRELSIMKSCPDHPNIIKLVDVFVGENEKISHRLNKQLGELLKNNKDCKINGKDPNLYQFKDTQMFVLGLYEFCKGGDLGRLICKRMSKGGVGFSTAEIKWLSFQLLNGLAYLHNSKIEHRDLKPNNIMLDRDDEFPILKIGDWGLGREYRSLYGTVTPTACTMFYRPIEVILGSITISASDLVDKSTYVSLL; translated from the exons ATGCCAAGAGCAAACAACACATGTAGATATAtagattttaaatgtaaCCTCGCGGGAGAAACTGTCTATTTCCCTAATGTCGATTCTACCATTAAAATAGGCGAAAAACTTGGTTGCGGGGCTTATGGAGACGTATTCAGAGGTTATTTAATGCGTGAAGAAGAACAACAATCCAATGGAAATGCACTTACTGGAGAAAGCAGTCTACTATCGCAAAATGTGTTTCAAAATGATGCTACTATAACTAATAATCCCCTTTTAAACATACAGCAAATTGAAACAATTGCAATAAATACTAATTTGGATTCAAATGATCGGGTGGATACAACCTATGAACATCTTTTCAGTGATGCTCCTCCGGAAAATAGGAttctaaacaaacaaataGACTATGCCATAAAgtattttaaagatgatagCATTCAGATGATGGATGAAGGATTCACTTCGGGAACCATTAGAGAACTCAGTATAATGAAG AGTTGTCCAGATCATCCTAATATTATAAAACTGGTAGATGTCTTTGTAG gtgaaaatgaaaaaataTCCCACAGACTAAACAAACAACTGGGAGAATTGCTTAAGAACAATAAGGATTGtaaaataaatggaaaagacCCAAATCTTTACCAGTTTAAAGATACGCAAATGTTTGTCCTAGGTCTATATGAATTTTGCAAAG GTGGAGACCTTGGACGATTGATTTGCAAGAGAATGTCAAAGGGCGGAGTTGGATTTTCAACTGCCGAAATTAAGTGGCTTTCATTCCAACTGTTAAACGGATTGGCTTATTTACACAATTCTAAG ATTGAGCATAGAGACCTAAAACCAAACAACATCATGCTAGATAGGGACGATGAATTTCCCATTCTCAAAATTGGAGATTGGGGTTTGGGAAGGGAATATAGATCGTTATATGGGACTGTTACACCAACTGCGTGCACGATGTTTTACAGACCCATAGAAGTTATCTTAGGATCAATCACTATAAGTGCATCTGACCTGGTGGATAAGAGTACATACGTAAGTTTGCTCTAA
- a CDS encoding hypothetical protein (encoded by transcript BEWA_010540A): MRLITHNMLTCNKNKCTGGYPLKIELDENPNSFKIESQPVNPEFIKKLLPRIDYKALYTAASSLSVDLPMNYMEEDTENNNFINTVHHAIFNVSTVAYVTHRIVVSHLGRQTDLPRIPNMLHSNLEE; this comes from the exons ATGCGTCTGATCACGCATAATATGCTCACgtg TAATAAGAATAAATGTACTGGAGGGTACCCATTAAAGATCGAATTGGACGAAAATCCAAACTCATTCAAAATTGAGAGCCAACCAGTGAACCCAGAGTTTAttaaaaaacttcttccaAGAATTGACTATAAAGCACTATATACCGCGGCTTCATCG CTAAGTGTCGATTTACCCATGAACTATATGGAAGAGGACACAGAAAATAACAATTTCATTAACACAGTACACCATGCTATATTCAATGTAAGTACCGTTGCATATGTAACACATCGTATTGTAGTATCACATCTTGGAAGGCAAACTGATCTGCCCC GAATTCCAAACATGCTTCACTCTAacctagaagaatga
- a CDS encoding hypothetical protein (encoded by transcript BEWA_010550A) — MSVHRKRRVRNLDLVDELVEGTPVLIYLKGDWVDGKIFDVRDGKNGYPLVTVTLGNGAQETLDIAYISIKNGKESHYPERRKSYSKHGSHRSRSRDSESSSRRSTKYRRHECRSLSQERYRSKHRETDNYPRSSSSKQDLLNEFKRREREKALATGKGYAKRPTSYKSSLSSRLDAKHGRS, encoded by the exons atgAGTGTACATCGCAAACGTAGGGTACGCAATTTGGATCTAGTTGATGAGCTTGTAGAGGGTACACCAGTTTTAATTTACCTTAA GGGGGATTGGGTAGATGgcaaaatttttgatgtAAGGGATGGTAAGAATGGGTATCCACTGGTAACGGTCACCCTTGGAAATGGAGCTCAAGAAACGCTTGATATCGCATACATATCTATtaaaaatggcaaagaatCGCACTATccagaaagaagaaagagtTACAGCAAACATGGATCACATAGAAGTCGTTCAAGGGACTCTGAAAGTTCATCTAGACGGTCTACAAAGTATAGAAGACATGAATGTAGGAGTCTGTCTCAGGAAAGATACAGGAGCAAACACCGAGAAACTGATAATTACCCTCGTTCAAGTAGTAGCAAGCAAGATCTACTAAACGAATTCAAAAGGAGGGAACGCGAAAAAGCATTGGCTACAGGAAAG GGTTATGCAAAAAGACCGACTTCCTACAAATCTTCACTATCCTCCCGTCTAGATGCCAAACATGGCAGGTCATGA